Proteins encoded by one window of Chromobacterium violaceum ATCC 12472:
- the eutC gene encoding ethanolamine ammonia-lyase subunit EutC has product MKEKQNPVTEDGWGELSRLTAARIALGRAGSSLPCRETLRFALAHAQARDAVHTPLDAAALAGELAANGHRVIDIRSAASSRAEYLQRPDLGRRLDDASRARLLAETDKGCDLLILIADGLSSRAPAQHAVPLLRELLPRVREMGLRVGPLLIAREARVALGDEAGEIMGARMTAMLIGERPGLSSPDSLGLYLTAAPRAGRSDAERNCISNVRPDGLPYPLAAFKLAWLIDAALRQPTGVALKDGSAADPRWAALAARQASLVRN; this is encoded by the coding sequence GTGAAAGAAAAGCAAAATCCCGTCACCGAAGACGGCTGGGGCGAGCTGTCCCGCCTCACCGCGGCTCGCATCGCGCTGGGCCGCGCCGGCAGCAGCCTGCCCTGCCGCGAGACGCTGCGCTTCGCGCTGGCCCACGCCCAGGCGCGCGACGCGGTGCACACGCCGCTGGACGCCGCCGCGCTGGCTGGAGAACTGGCGGCCAACGGCCATCGCGTCATCGACATCCGCAGCGCGGCAAGCAGCCGCGCCGAATACCTGCAACGGCCGGACCTCGGCCGCAGGCTGGACGACGCCAGCCGCGCGCGGCTCTTAGCCGAAACGGACAAGGGCTGCGATCTGCTGATCCTCATCGCCGACGGCCTGTCTTCGCGCGCGCCCGCCCAGCACGCGGTCCCGCTGCTGCGCGAGCTGCTGCCGCGGGTGCGGGAGATGGGCTTGCGCGTCGGCCCGCTGCTGATCGCGCGCGAGGCGCGGGTGGCGCTGGGCGACGAGGCCGGGGAAATCATGGGGGCGAGAATGACGGCGATGCTGATAGGCGAGCGGCCGGGTTTGAGCTCGCCGGACAGCCTGGGCCTGTACCTGACCGCCGCGCCGCGCGCCGGCCGCAGCGACGCCGAGCGCAACTGCATTTCCAATGTGCGGCCGGACGGCCTGCCCTACCCGCTGGCCGCGTTCAAGCTGGCCTGGCTGATAGACGCCGCCTTGCGCCAGCCCACCGGGGTGGCGCTAAAGGATGGCAGCGCCGCCGATCCGCGCTGGGCGGCGCTGGCCGCGAGGCAGGCCAGCTTGGTCAGAAACTAG
- the aroC gene encoding chorismate synthase, protein MSGSSMGRLFTVTSFGESHGPGIGCVVDGCPPGLALSEADIQLELDRRKPGTSRHVTQRREPDTVEILSGVYEGKTTGTPIALLIRNTDQRSKDYGNIADTFRPGHADYCYWHKYGTRDPRGGGRSSARETAVRVAAGAIAKKWLNEKYGIVIRGHMTQIGEVAIPFKSWEHVGGNPFFSADPDIVPRLEEYMDSIRKSLDSIGARLRVVADNVPVGWGEPVFDRLDADIAYAMMSINAVKGVEIGAGFGCVTQKGSEHGDELTPRGFASNHAGGVLGGISTGQQIDVSIAIKPTSSIAQPRRSINKQGEAVTMETHGRHDPCVGIRATPIAEAMLALVLIDHALRHRAQCGDVRVETPRIAGHIG, encoded by the coding sequence ATGTCAGGCAGCAGCATGGGACGATTGTTTACGGTGACCTCCTTCGGCGAGAGCCACGGGCCGGGCATAGGCTGCGTGGTGGACGGCTGCCCGCCGGGCCTGGCGCTGAGCGAGGCGGACATCCAGCTTGAGCTGGACCGCCGCAAGCCCGGCACCAGCCGCCACGTGACCCAGCGCCGCGAGCCGGATACCGTGGAAATCCTGTCCGGCGTCTACGAGGGCAAGACCACCGGCACGCCGATCGCGCTGCTGATCCGCAACACCGACCAGCGCAGCAAGGACTACGGCAACATCGCCGACACCTTCCGCCCCGGCCACGCCGACTATTGCTACTGGCACAAGTACGGCACCCGCGACCCGCGCGGCGGCGGCCGCTCCTCCGCGCGCGAGACCGCGGTGCGCGTCGCCGCCGGCGCCATCGCCAAGAAGTGGCTGAACGAGAAGTACGGCATCGTGATCCGCGGCCATATGACCCAGATCGGCGAAGTGGCCATTCCGTTCAAAAGCTGGGAGCACGTGGGCGGCAATCCCTTCTTCAGCGCCGATCCGGACATCGTGCCGCGGCTGGAGGAATACATGGACTCCATCCGCAAGAGCTTGGATTCCATCGGCGCGCGGCTGCGCGTGGTGGCCGACAACGTGCCGGTGGGCTGGGGCGAGCCGGTGTTCGACCGCCTTGACGCCGACATCGCCTACGCCATGATGAGCATCAACGCGGTGAAGGGCGTGGAGATCGGCGCCGGCTTCGGCTGCGTGACGCAAAAAGGCAGCGAGCACGGCGACGAGCTGACGCCGCGGGGCTTCGCCAGCAACCACGCCGGAGGCGTGCTGGGCGGCATCTCCACCGGCCAGCAGATCGACGTTTCCATCGCGATCAAGCCGACCTCGTCGATCGCCCAGCCGCGCCGCTCGATCAACAAGCAGGGCGAGGCGGTGACGATGGAAACCCATGGCCGCCACGACCCCTGCGTCGGCATCCGCGCCACGCCGATCGCCGAGGCGATGCTGGCGCTGGTGTTGATCGACCATGCGTTGCGGCACCGCGCCCAGTGCGGCGACGTGAGGGTGGAAACGCCGAGAATTGCAGGTCATATCGGCTAG
- the eat gene encoding ethanolamine permease, producing the protein MNASTPGLARKLGGWQLWGIAVGLVISGEYFGWSYGWAQAGPLGFLCATLFVALMYTAFIFSFTELTTAIPHAGGPFAYARRAFGPLGGFVAGFATLCEFVFAPPAIALAIGAYLNVQFPSLAPKWSACGAYLVFMALNIAGVGIAAMFELAVTLLAIFELLVFMGVVAPGFSWAHFMHQGWAGQNAFHWGAVGGMFAALPFAIWFFLAIEGAAMAAEEAKDPARTIPRAYIAGILTLVALAFGVMVMAGGAGDWSRLANINDPLPQAMKQIVGAHSGWLHMLVWLGLFGLVASFHGIIMGYSRQIFALARAGYLPRALAAVHPRFKTPHRAILAGGAVGIAAIFSDDLVQIAGQPLTANIVTLSVFGAIVMYIVSMLALFRLRGREPALPRPFSAPCYPWLPALALGCSVICLVAMVYYNLLLAGIFAAMLAAGYLYFLATARQRAAAADDAQLQGLAEPPAEPAPSVRSPT; encoded by the coding sequence ATGAACGCATCGACACCCGGCCTCGCGCGCAAGCTCGGCGGCTGGCAATTATGGGGCATCGCCGTCGGCCTGGTGATATCCGGCGAATACTTCGGCTGGAGCTACGGCTGGGCGCAGGCCGGCCCCCTGGGCTTTCTGTGCGCGACGCTGTTCGTCGCGCTGATGTACACCGCCTTCATCTTCAGCTTCACCGAGCTGACCACCGCCATCCCGCACGCCGGCGGGCCGTTCGCCTACGCCCGCCGCGCCTTCGGCCCGCTGGGCGGCTTCGTCGCCGGCTTCGCCACCTTGTGCGAATTCGTGTTCGCCCCGCCGGCCATCGCGCTGGCGATAGGCGCGTATCTCAATGTGCAGTTCCCGTCGCTGGCGCCCAAGTGGAGCGCCTGCGGCGCCTACCTGGTCTTCATGGCGCTGAACATCGCCGGGGTCGGCATCGCCGCGATGTTCGAGCTGGCGGTGACGCTGCTGGCCATCTTCGAACTCTTGGTGTTCATGGGCGTGGTGGCGCCGGGCTTCAGTTGGGCGCACTTCATGCACCAAGGCTGGGCCGGGCAGAACGCCTTCCACTGGGGCGCGGTCGGCGGCATGTTCGCCGCCCTGCCGTTCGCGATCTGGTTCTTCCTGGCGATAGAGGGCGCGGCGATGGCGGCCGAAGAGGCCAAAGACCCGGCGCGCACCATCCCGCGCGCCTACATCGCCGGCATCCTCACCCTGGTGGCGCTGGCCTTCGGCGTGATGGTGATGGCCGGCGGCGCCGGCGACTGGAGCCGGCTGGCCAATATCAACGACCCGCTGCCGCAGGCGATGAAGCAGATCGTCGGCGCGCACAGCGGCTGGCTGCACATGCTGGTGTGGCTGGGCCTGTTCGGCCTGGTGGCGTCGTTCCACGGCATCATCATGGGCTATTCGCGGCAGATCTTCGCCCTGGCGCGGGCCGGCTACCTGCCGCGCGCGCTGGCCGCCGTCCATCCGCGCTTCAAGACGCCGCACCGCGCCATCCTGGCCGGCGGCGCGGTCGGCATCGCCGCCATCTTCAGCGACGACTTGGTGCAGATCGCCGGCCAGCCGCTGACCGCCAACATCGTCACGCTGTCGGTGTTCGGCGCCATCGTCATGTACATCGTGTCGATGCTGGCGCTGTTCCGGCTGCGCGGCCGCGAGCCGGCGCTGCCCCGGCCGTTCTCCGCGCCCTGTTATCCGTGGCTGCCGGCGCTGGCGCTGGGCTGTTCCGTCATCTGCCTGGTCGCCATGGTGTATTACAACCTGCTGCTGGCCGGCATCTTCGCCGCGATGCTGGCCGCCGGCTACCTGTATTTCCTCGCCACCGCCCGCCAGCGCGCCGCCGCCGCCGACGACGCGCAGCTGCAAGGTTTGGCCGAGCCGCCAGCCGAGCCAGCCCCCTCCGTCCGGAGTCCGACATGA
- a CDS encoding ethanolamine ammonia-lyase subunit EutB — translation MSHAIAIGPRTYRFADLKTLLARASPLRSGDQLAGVAAASAEERVAAQMCLADLPLKVFLNQAVIPYEEDEVTRLILDSHDQAAFAAVSHLTVGGLRDWLLSDAATAETLAALAPGLTPEMAAAVSKLMRNQDLVLAARKCRVVTAFRNTQGLPGRMGVRLQPNHPADDARAIAAATLDGLLYGAGDAVIGINPAGDSPDDIRSLLTLLDEVRQRYAIPTQSCVLTHVTSTLDLMRRGAPVDLVFQSIAGTQKANAGFGVSLAVLDEAHQAARELKRGTVGDNVMYFETGQGSALSANAHWGVDQQTCEARAYAVARRYSPLLVNTVVGFIGPEYLYNGKQIIRAGLEDHFCGKLLGLPMGCDICYTNHAEADQDDMDALLTLLGAAGVHFIIGVPGADDIMLGYQSTSFHDALYLRNVLGLKRAPEFEDWLETMEITRGGRLLPQDRRQRLLAMMEGVA, via the coding sequence ATGAGCCACGCCATCGCCATAGGCCCGCGAACCTACCGCTTCGCCGACTTGAAAACGCTGCTGGCGCGCGCCAGTCCCCTGCGCTCCGGCGACCAGCTGGCCGGCGTCGCCGCCGCCAGCGCCGAAGAGCGGGTGGCGGCGCAGATGTGCCTGGCCGACTTGCCGCTGAAGGTCTTTCTCAACCAGGCGGTGATTCCGTACGAGGAGGACGAGGTCACCCGGCTGATCCTGGACAGCCATGACCAGGCCGCCTTCGCCGCCGTATCGCACCTGACCGTCGGCGGCCTGCGCGACTGGCTGCTGTCCGACGCCGCCACCGCGGAAACGCTGGCGGCGCTGGCGCCCGGCCTCACGCCGGAAATGGCGGCGGCGGTGTCCAAGCTGATGCGCAACCAGGACCTGGTGCTGGCGGCGAGGAAATGCCGCGTCGTCACCGCCTTCCGCAACACCCAGGGACTGCCCGGCCGCATGGGCGTGCGGCTGCAGCCCAATCATCCGGCCGACGACGCGCGCGCCATCGCCGCCGCGACGCTGGACGGCCTGCTGTACGGCGCCGGCGACGCGGTGATCGGCATCAACCCGGCCGGCGACAGCCCGGACGACATCCGGAGCTTGCTGACGCTGCTGGACGAGGTGCGCCAGCGCTACGCCATCCCTACCCAGAGCTGCGTGCTCACCCACGTCACCAGCACGCTGGACCTGATGCGCCGGGGCGCGCCGGTGGATCTGGTGTTCCAGTCCATCGCCGGCACTCAGAAGGCCAACGCCGGCTTCGGCGTCAGCCTCGCCGTGCTGGACGAGGCGCATCAGGCGGCGCGGGAGCTGAAGCGCGGCACGGTGGGCGACAATGTGATGTATTTCGAAACCGGCCAGGGCAGCGCGCTGTCGGCCAACGCCCACTGGGGCGTGGACCAACAGACCTGCGAGGCGCGCGCCTACGCGGTGGCGCGGCGCTACTCGCCCTTGCTGGTCAACACCGTGGTCGGCTTCATCGGCCCGGAATACCTGTACAACGGCAAGCAGATCATCCGCGCCGGACTGGAAGACCATTTCTGCGGCAAGCTGCTGGGCCTGCCGATGGGCTGCGACATCTGCTACACCAACCACGCCGAAGCCGACCAGGACGATATGGACGCGCTGTTGACGCTGCTGGGCGCGGCCGGCGTGCATTTCATCATCGGCGTGCCCGGCGCCGACGACATCATGCTGGGCTATCAGAGCACCTCCTTCCACGACGCGCTCTACCTGCGCAATGTGCTGGGACTCAAGCGCGCGCCGGAGTTCGAAGACTGGCTGGAAACGATGGAGATCACCCGCGGCGGCAGGCTGCTGCCGCAGGACAGGCGGCAACGGCTGCTGGCGATGATGGAGGGCGTGGCGTGA
- a CDS encoding response regulator — translation MQLSPPLLVVDDEPQNLAAMRQVLAPQYPLVFARNGAEALAATAKHNPSLVLLDIEMPDMDGYEVCRRIKKDPQSSSTPVIFVTSLGEIGNEEAGFEAGAVDYLIKPVSPSIVKARVRTHLSLVQATQLEKSHRDAIYMLGQAGHFNDTDTGVHIWRMAAYSAMLASTSGWDAAACHLLELAAPMHDTGKLGIPDAILRKPGALTPDEWEVMKTHTRIGHDILIRSEAPVFKLAAEIALRHHEKWDGSGYPDGLAGEAIPESARIVSLADVFDALTMRRPYKDAWPMEKALATLRQGSGVHFEPRLVEVFDAALPKLLQIKEIWGDLSQQAEHDVLMLF, via the coding sequence ATGCAGCTCTCCCCTCCCTTGCTCGTCGTCGACGACGAACCGCAAAACCTCGCGGCGATGCGCCAGGTGCTGGCCCCGCAATATCCGTTGGTGTTCGCGCGCAACGGCGCCGAGGCGCTGGCCGCCACCGCCAAGCATAATCCCTCGCTGGTGCTGCTGGACATCGAGATGCCGGATATGGACGGTTACGAAGTGTGCCGCCGCATCAAGAAGGATCCGCAGTCCTCGTCGACGCCGGTGATCTTCGTCACCTCGCTGGGGGAAATCGGCAACGAGGAAGCCGGCTTCGAAGCCGGCGCGGTCGACTACCTGATCAAACCGGTTTCGCCGTCCATCGTGAAGGCCAGGGTGCGCACCCATTTGTCACTGGTGCAGGCCACCCAACTGGAAAAGAGCCACCGCGACGCGATCTACATGCTGGGCCAGGCCGGTCACTTCAATGACACCGACACCGGGGTCCACATCTGGCGGATGGCCGCCTACTCCGCGATGCTGGCCTCGACCAGCGGCTGGGACGCGGCCGCCTGCCACCTGCTGGAACTGGCCGCGCCGATGCACGACACCGGCAAACTGGGCATACCGGACGCCATCCTGCGCAAGCCCGGCGCGTTGACCCCGGACGAATGGGAGGTGATGAAGACCCATACCCGGATCGGTCACGACATCCTGATCCGCAGCGAAGCGCCCGTCTTCAAGCTGGCGGCGGAAATCGCGCTGCGCCACCATGAAAAATGGGACGGCAGCGGTTATCCGGACGGGCTGGCCGGCGAGGCGATTCCGGAATCCGCCCGCATCGTTTCATTGGCCGACGTGTTCGACGCGCTGACAATGCGGCGGCCATACAAGGATGCCTGGCCGATGGAGAAGGCGCTGGCCACGCTGCGCCAGGGCAGCGGCGTCCATTTCGAGCCCAGGCTGGTGGAGGTGTTCGACGCCGCGCTGCCCAAGCTGCTGCAGATCAAGGAAATATGGGGCGACCTGTCGCAGCAGGCCGAGCATGACGTGCTGATGCTGTTCTGA
- a CDS encoding 2OG-Fe(II) oxygenase, which produces MTQLQFDLDTVLDTLADTGWIVLPRALPAELTANLREACLQVWDEGRFHEAATGRAGGQARRAEIRSDSVLWLDQVAELPAVRAYNAAMDEIMQAVNRGLYLGLVELESHFAVYPEGAFYKKHLDRFQDDDARTLTTVFYLNENWPAEAGGQIRLYLDDACERFVDVEPEAGTLVLFLADRFWHEVLPAKRQRLSVTGWYRRQGGSLPW; this is translated from the coding sequence ATGACCCAGCTGCAATTCGATCTCGATACCGTTCTCGACACCCTGGCCGACACAGGCTGGATTGTGCTTCCCCGAGCGCTGCCGGCGGAGCTGACCGCGAATCTGCGCGAGGCCTGCCTGCAGGTATGGGACGAGGGGCGCTTCCATGAGGCCGCCACCGGCCGCGCCGGGGGGCAGGCGCGCCGCGCCGAGATCCGCTCCGATTCGGTGCTGTGGCTGGACCAGGTGGCGGAGCTGCCGGCGGTGCGGGCCTATAACGCCGCGATGGACGAGATCATGCAGGCTGTGAACCGCGGCCTGTACCTGGGCCTGGTCGAGCTGGAGTCCCACTTCGCCGTCTACCCGGAAGGCGCTTTCTACAAGAAGCACCTGGACCGTTTCCAGGACGATGACGCGCGAACCTTGACCACGGTGTTCTACCTCAACGAAAACTGGCCGGCCGAGGCCGGCGGCCAGATCCGCCTGTATTTGGACGACGCGTGCGAGCGGTTCGTCGACGTGGAGCCCGAAGCCGGCACGCTGGTGTTGTTCCTGGCCGACCGCTTCTGGCACGAGGTATTGCCGGCCAAGCGGCAGCGCTTGTCCGTCACGGGCTGGTATCGCCGCCAGGGCGGCAGTTTGCCGTGGTGA
- a CDS encoding EAL and HDOD domain-containing protein has product MLKNLIDGLAGRLKKNAHDEEAPPLEETAETPAAVIPPPPPEDEPAELPATLGFVSHQPVMDRQQRVVAYDFFVRQGKRNIEAGKQQEFDRLLLATLHNMDIFRLLAYRRAFVHIAMTSLDDPQLRGMPAGSVIFVLEPLPGMVVAEHMLRQLDELQKLGLRFALEPAAYDQNMLSPALQADLFSRVDFMVLDFAGPSTRVLAPILDQLPKRYPGARWLARNVGTAEDMDVCLRAPGHNRFALFHGPFVTTAHALEGGKVDTNQTRVLQIMRLLRTNADPKEVEAQFKLDSVLLFKLLRFINSPIHGLSRKVQTIEETLLLLGRETLFKWLSMLLFTSRKEDGTALSLLEKSLIRARFMEKLGGYRGNKLEAEHLFLTGMFSLLDVLLNQPFPDVLDPLELPLTVREAVVERKGIFAPHLALAMACEQGDNVQIEALAKVLDFDLDLANQYYLDSVVWAQVVLRDSEVHNNVEAV; this is encoded by the coding sequence ATGCTGAAAAATCTGATAGATGGATTGGCCGGACGTCTGAAGAAGAATGCGCATGATGAGGAGGCTCCGCCGCTGGAGGAAACCGCGGAAACGCCCGCCGCAGTCATCCCGCCGCCTCCGCCGGAGGATGAGCCGGCCGAGCTGCCCGCCACCTTGGGCTTCGTCTCCCACCAGCCGGTGATGGACCGCCAGCAGCGCGTGGTCGCCTACGATTTCTTCGTCCGCCAGGGCAAGCGCAACATCGAGGCCGGCAAGCAGCAGGAGTTCGACCGGCTGCTGCTGGCCACGCTGCACAATATGGACATCTTCCGGCTGCTGGCCTACCGCCGCGCCTTTGTCCACATCGCGATGACCTCGCTCGACGACCCGCAGCTGCGCGGCATGCCCGCCGGTAGCGTGATTTTCGTGCTGGAGCCGCTGCCGGGCATGGTGGTGGCTGAGCATATGCTGCGCCAGCTGGACGAGCTGCAGAAGCTCGGGCTGCGCTTCGCGTTGGAGCCCGCCGCCTACGACCAGAACATGCTGAGCCCGGCGCTGCAGGCCGATCTGTTCAGCCGCGTCGATTTCATGGTGCTGGATTTCGCCGGACCCTCCACCCGGGTGCTGGCGCCGATACTGGACCAACTGCCCAAGCGCTATCCGGGCGCGCGATGGCTGGCGCGCAACGTCGGCACGGCAGAGGACATGGACGTCTGCCTGCGCGCGCCGGGCCACAACCGCTTCGCGCTGTTCCACGGCCCCTTCGTCACCACCGCCCACGCGCTGGAGGGCGGCAAGGTGGACACCAACCAGACGCGCGTGCTGCAGATCATGCGCCTGCTGCGCACCAACGCCGATCCCAAGGAAGTGGAAGCCCAGTTCAAGCTGGATTCGGTGCTGCTGTTCAAGCTGCTGCGTTTCATCAACTCTCCGATACACGGCTTGTCGCGCAAGGTGCAGACCATAGAGGAAACCTTGTTGCTGCTGGGGCGGGAGACGCTGTTCAAATGGCTGTCGATGCTGCTGTTCACCTCGCGCAAGGAGGACGGCACCGCGCTCTCGCTGCTGGAAAAGTCGCTGATCCGCGCCCGTTTCATGGAGAAGCTGGGCGGCTACCGCGGCAACAAGCTGGAAGCGGAGCACCTGTTCCTGACCGGCATGTTCTCGCTGCTCGACGTGCTGCTCAACCAGCCCTTCCCCGACGTGCTCGACCCGCTGGAGCTGCCCTTGACGGTGCGGGAGGCGGTGGTCGAGCGCAAGGGCATCTTCGCGCCGCACCTGGCGCTGGCCATGGCCTGCGAACAGGGCGACAACGTCCAGATCGAGGCGTTGGCCAAGGTGCTGGATTTCGACCTGGATCTGGCGAACCAGTATTACCTGGATTCCGTGGTGTGGGCGCAGGTGGTGCTGCGCGACAGCGAGGTGCACAACAACGTCGAGGCGGTTTGA